A genomic stretch from Pararhizobium sp. IMCC21322 includes:
- a CDS encoding class I SAM-dependent methyltransferase, with the protein MAQLLLGQRLKEGDVVVDATVGNGHDTLFLADQVGPSGRVIGFDVQKAALEYTVARLGERTHVRLVHAGHETLAAHLDGQTVKLAAVMFNLGYLPGADKTVMTGAETTLAAVQQALALLSVGGLMTIVLYPGHTGGAEEARNVLAFAQNLEDDFAVNRYQRINSRKPAPDLLVVERRR; encoded by the coding sequence ATGGCTCAGTTGTTGCTGGGGCAAAGGCTGAAAGAGGGCGATGTTGTTGTCGATGCAACCGTTGGGAACGGGCATGACACCTTGTTTTTGGCAGATCAGGTTGGGCCGTCCGGGCGGGTGATCGGGTTTGATGTACAAAAGGCTGCACTGGAATACACCGTGGCCCGTTTGGGTGAGCGAACTCATGTCAGGCTTGTGCATGCAGGGCATGAGACGCTGGCGGCGCATCTGGATGGCCAGACTGTCAAACTGGCTGCTGTCATGTTTAATCTGGGATATCTGCCGGGTGCCGACAAGACAGTCATGACCGGCGCTGAAACCACATTGGCGGCGGTGCAGCAGGCTTTAGCGTTGCTGAGTGTTGGTGGCCTGATGACGATTGTGCTGTATCCCGGCCATACTGGCGGTGCGGAAGAGGCGCGGAATGTGCTGGCCTTTGCGCAGAATCTGGAGGATGATTTTGCGGTGAACCGGTATCAACGGATCAATTCACGCAAGCCAGCGCCGGATTTGCTTGTGGTGGAGCGTCGGCGCTGA
- a CDS encoding FAD-binding oxidoreductase, giving the protein MAAFDVVIVGQGLAGTNLALHLQAAGQRVLVLDAGKAVTASKIAAGLMTPITGQRLTVSWRADDFLPYARSFYRQIEDKSHRRFFHDRKAVRLFTKEAEQAVFEKRRADPQFCAHLADEAVDALLPENVADISAGGFSMKAAQLDVAAFLDAARGLLAVEQTAVDWHRDVAFDADAVSVLGHTTRYVVSCEGYGAAANPYFGFVPFNAAKGDILTLRFAAPVPAYSLHRGMWLAPTEDPFVFRLGASYDWAQLDDVPDAAAGLVLEEKLKSFFHVPYKVINHEAAVRPIVRESKALIGFHPTHSQLGFFNALGSKGSLHGPWFAHLFCDCLVTGSPVPADFDVQQYAKPGDPA; this is encoded by the coding sequence ATGGCCGCATTTGATGTGGTCATTGTCGGGCAGGGGTTGGCCGGCACAAATCTGGCGCTGCATCTGCAGGCGGCAGGGCAGCGCGTGCTGGTGCTGGATGCAGGAAAGGCGGTAACGGCCTCCAAAATAGCAGCCGGATTGATGACGCCTATCACCGGTCAGCGATTGACTGTAAGTTGGCGGGCGGATGATTTTCTGCCCTATGCGCGCAGCTTTTATAGACAGATTGAGGACAAGTCTCACCGCCGCTTTTTCCATGACCGCAAGGCCGTGCGGTTGTTCACTAAAGAGGCGGAGCAGGCGGTTTTTGAAAAGCGGCGTGCTGATCCGCAATTTTGTGCGCATCTGGCCGATGAGGCTGTGGATGCGTTGTTGCCAGAAAATGTTGCGGATATATCCGCTGGCGGCTTTTCCATGAAAGCGGCTCAGTTGGATGTGGCGGCATTTCTGGATGCTGCGAGGGGTTTGCTAGCCGTTGAGCAGACCGCTGTGGATTGGCACCGAGATGTGGCATTTGATGCAGATGCGGTGAGCGTTTTGGGGCATACAACGCGTTATGTCGTCTCGTGCGAGGGCTATGGGGCTGCGGCCAACCCGTATTTCGGGTTCGTGCCTTTTAATGCGGCCAAGGGTGACATTCTGACGTTGCGGTTTGCTGCCCCCGTTCCCGCTTACAGCCTGCATCGTGGTATGTGGCTTGCCCCGACCGAGGACCCTTTCGTGTTTCGCCTTGGGGCGAGCTATGATTGGGCGCAGTTGGATGACGTGCCTGACGCTGCTGCCGGTTTGGTGCTGGAAGAAAAGCTGAAATCCTTCTTTCATGTGCCCTACAAGGTCATCAATCATGAGGCGGCTGTGCGGCCCATTGTGCGGGAAAGCAAAGCTTTGATCGGGTTTCATCCCACCCATTCGCAATTGGGTTTTTTCAACGCGCTTGGTTCCAAAGGATCATTGCATGGGCCCTGGTTTGCCCATCTTTTTTGCGACTGTCTGGTGACGGGAAGTCCGGTGCCTGCGGACTTTGATGTGCAGCAATATGCAAAGCCGGGAGACCCAGCCTGA
- a CDS encoding MFS transporter, translating to MMAIQNHRAVWTLVLLLVGVMSTSAIVPFMGVYIVEGLGKDPWMISVYSAMTLVVALIVNRRFGEWIDQGRRVAPLVLVCIVAFVIANCSILIVQSYWVLVSVAFLCFGVASAALSTMYSFGRLYAEREGLNIVRYNSYLRSMTSLGWMISPALAFFVAGQFGHVAVFKVALGMAALWLILWYFVMPADFAVEPRVASGVATDAKPEAFNRPLWYAATACFCFSLAHILCSNALPLFYIQEVGLPTFAPGLSFSVKTFVEIIAILSAPVLIIRFGARHVLLGAAVLGLVAFWVRSSVSNLTTMIVGSALEGLYYGIFAGVGITFVQSFAAGRMARATSLYMNGLFLGGLIASSSMGLIAHFYDFRTAIQLASRGTIAAFAVLLATRRSDDVLQKVAS from the coding sequence ATGATGGCGATTCAGAATCATAGGGCCGTGTGGACGCTTGTGCTGTTGCTGGTTGGCGTCATGTCCACATCAGCCATTGTTCCGTTCATGGGTGTCTATATTGTCGAGGGGCTTGGAAAAGACCCCTGGATGATCAGCGTTTACTCTGCCATGACGCTGGTCGTGGCGTTGATTGTAAACCGTCGATTTGGCGAATGGATTGACCAGGGGCGGCGTGTTGCACCACTTGTGCTGGTCTGCATTGTGGCGTTTGTCATTGCCAATTGTTCTATATTGATTGTGCAATCCTACTGGGTTCTTGTGAGCGTCGCTTTTCTGTGTTTTGGCGTGGCATCAGCCGCGCTTTCCACGATGTACAGTTTCGGTCGGCTCTATGCCGAGCGCGAAGGCCTGAACATTGTGCGCTATAATTCCTATTTGCGGTCCATGACATCTCTTGGGTGGATGATTTCTCCGGCCCTGGCATTTTTTGTGGCAGGGCAATTCGGGCATGTTGCTGTTTTCAAGGTGGCTTTGGGGATGGCAGCGTTGTGGCTTATTCTGTGGTATTTTGTGATGCCAGCGGATTTTGCTGTGGAACCTCGTGTCGCATCGGGTGTTGCTACCGACGCCAAACCGGAGGCTTTTAACCGACCGCTCTGGTATGCGGCCACTGCGTGTTTCTGTTTTTCGCTGGCACATATTCTGTGCAGCAATGCGCTGCCCTTGTTTTACATTCAGGAAGTTGGCCTGCCGACTTTTGCGCCAGGACTTTCCTTTTCGGTGAAGACTTTTGTGGAGATTATCGCCATTTTGAGTGCGCCTGTTTTGATCATTCGCTTTGGCGCGCGTCACGTGCTTTTGGGTGCTGCAGTTCTGGGGCTTGTGGCGTTTTGGGTGCGGTCTTCCGTTTCCAACCTTACCACCATGATTGTCGGATCTGCTCTGGAAGGGCTGTATTACGGAATCTTTGCCGGAGTGGGCATTACCTTTGTGCAAAGTTTTGCCGCCGGGCGGATGGCAAGGGCGACGTCACTCTATATGAACGGCCTGTTTTTGGGTGGGCTGATTGCAAGTTCATCCATGGGATTGATCGCCCATTTTTATGATTTCAGGACGGCGATTCAACTGGCCTCTCGTGGAACTATTGCGGCTTTTGCGGTGCTGTTGGCCACACGGCGCAGCGATGACGTTCTTCAGAAAGTTGCAAGCTGA
- a CDS encoding MliC family protein — protein MKNFITIIMKQSRHLLASFLFLGLGASSASAASLAGQWLQTGSNAGYCGDCSVTIERTSSFSPMLQITANNGWSAQVTLSGYGTETANGFGRWDRAVAGQYAGRAFQISLQTTGSILKLNMQHMDPGLSGAVTATFSKRQQAATNNNPQPDINYPYQASSWGGIVRTGPGMHFDRTASLFEKEAITIIARTSEKMNGYPWMQVKYRNNQYGYQWGGIICATDRLRSELHELCSAPQQLQNEQQSTTLPRDTARYQCNDGTVMDVRLDNRAAETLAVVERDGISDYLVQIVSASGSLYSNGIIDLHTKAASALLSENADTLQCHVIDDLADFTFSSNR, from the coding sequence ATGAAAAACTTCATCACAATCATCATGAAACAGAGCCGTCATTTGCTGGCCTCGTTTCTCTTTCTTGGCCTGGGAGCCAGCAGCGCCAGTGCCGCGTCATTGGCAGGCCAATGGCTTCAAACCGGATCCAATGCAGGCTATTGTGGTGACTGCAGCGTGACCATTGAGCGCACCTCCAGCTTTTCACCAATGCTTCAAATCACAGCAAACAACGGGTGGAGCGCCCAAGTGACACTATCCGGCTACGGAACTGAAACTGCCAACGGCTTCGGTCGTTGGGATCGCGCGGTCGCAGGACAATACGCCGGACGTGCTTTCCAGATCAGCCTTCAGACGACGGGAAGCATTCTGAAACTGAATATGCAGCATATGGATCCGGGTTTGTCTGGCGCGGTGACTGCCACTTTCAGCAAACGCCAGCAAGCAGCCACCAACAATAATCCGCAGCCTGACATCAACTATCCGTATCAGGCTTCGTCCTGGGGCGGAATTGTCCGCACAGGGCCTGGAATGCACTTCGACCGCACCGCCAGCCTGTTTGAAAAAGAAGCCATCACAATCATTGCCCGCACCAGCGAGAAGATGAATGGCTACCCTTGGATGCAAGTGAAATACAGGAATAACCAATATGGCTACCAGTGGGGCGGTATCATTTGCGCCACAGACCGCCTGCGTTCTGAACTACACGAGTTATGTTCCGCGCCGCAGCAACTGCAGAATGAACAGCAGTCAACAACTTTGCCACGCGATACCGCCCGTTACCAATGTAATGATGGAACCGTCATGGACGTTCGTCTGGACAATCGCGCCGCCGAGACACTTGCTGTTGTCGAGCGCGATGGCATTTCGGATTATCTGGTGCAAATCGTTTCCGCATCAGGTTCTCTCTATTCCAATGGCATCATTGATCTGCATACCAAGGCGGCCTCTGCCCTTTTGAGCGAAAATGCTGACACGCTTCAATGCCATGTCATCGACGATTTGGCTGACTTCACCTTTTCATCGAACCGTTAA
- a CDS encoding DUF1513 domain-containing protein, whose translation MDDVGSTRLIDRRSFLQSTGGIFLAALSPKAAMAVNTSDAVFASAYRSQNGGFGVATLTASGDVVHRYDLPARGHDVVWSPDNSLMVAFARRPGVFGAVIRVNSRSAPTVFHAPEGRHFYGHGVFSADGRWLYATENDYEAPRGTIGIYDVSAGFERNGELESHGLGPHDMNLLPDGRTLVVANGGIETHPEFFRTKLNIPTMQPNLSFIDLSTGDLKAQYRLPAELHQLSIRHLTMLDEDTVWFACQNEGDQTQLVPLVGRVSFASGAFSTVELSDAVLASLRGYVGSIAANRTTGQIAISSPRGHVAHVLDAKSGSILETRHMTDVCGVEGHESRFCFSTGSGVVGDRTSELGWDNHLSTKSI comes from the coding sequence ATGGATGATGTTGGCTCAACAAGGCTGATTGACCGGCGCTCTTTCCTGCAATCCACTGGTGGCATATTTCTGGCTGCGCTGTCACCGAAGGCGGCGATGGCCGTGAATACTTCAGATGCGGTTTTTGCGTCGGCCTACAGATCGCAGAATGGAGGTTTTGGCGTTGCTACTCTTACTGCAAGTGGTGATGTCGTTCATCGATATGATTTGCCCGCCCGTGGGCATGATGTAGTCTGGAGCCCTGATAACAGCTTGATGGTGGCATTTGCGCGGCGACCGGGAGTGTTTGGAGCGGTCATTCGGGTTAACTCCAGGAGCGCTCCGACTGTCTTTCACGCTCCGGAAGGCAGGCATTTTTACGGTCATGGTGTGTTCTCAGCTGATGGGCGATGGCTCTATGCGACCGAGAATGACTATGAAGCTCCACGTGGCACGATCGGAATTTATGATGTGTCTGCCGGGTTTGAACGGAACGGTGAGTTGGAGTCTCATGGTCTGGGACCACACGACATGAACCTCCTGCCAGATGGCCGCACCCTTGTGGTGGCCAATGGCGGTATTGAGACGCATCCCGAATTTTTCCGTACCAAGCTGAACATACCAACGATGCAGCCAAATCTGAGTTTCATTGACCTGTCCACAGGTGATCTGAAAGCGCAATACAGGCTGCCTGCAGAGCTTCATCAATTGTCGATCAGGCATCTGACCATGCTTGATGAAGATACTGTCTGGTTTGCCTGTCAGAACGAAGGTGATCAAACGCAGTTGGTTCCGCTGGTTGGGCGGGTTTCTTTTGCCAGCGGTGCTTTTTCGACTGTTGAACTGTCGGACGCGGTTCTGGCGAGCCTTCGCGGTTATGTGGGATCCATTGCGGCCAACAGGACCACTGGTCAGATTGCCATTTCCTCGCCACGTGGACACGTTGCCCATGTGTTAGATGCCAAAAGCGGTAGCATCCTGGAGACGAGACACATGACCGACGTTTGTGGTGTCGAGGGCCATGAGAGCCGTTTTTGCTTTTCCACTGGCAGCGGCGTTGTTGGAGACCGTACCTCAGAGCTTGGCTGGGACAATCACCTTAGCACGAAATCCATCTGA
- a CDS encoding imelysin family protein — translation MPIAIGKDIEQLNAKDMVSDLITNVIRPGFADLERSAATMSQQINTYCEAPTEAGYSNVHEAFDGLLARWGRVEFIRLGPLGADSRLERMLFWPDRRGRGLKQVRDIIRLADKTVLDPEFLVQKSVAVQGLLALEYTLFSDDAEIEMAAADSHRCVYATAIASAVAQLTGELSNLWQAEGDTSISHIWLNPSPINALFRDEAEQFSAVLEILEDGLEIVSHQRLEPVLRDDMASARPKSALFWRSGNTIPSLKANFDGFEAVMKSAQLERRVEGDDRRIISSLNFELGNAKRAVANLDKPLPIMLSEKETYNRLTYVRLVVDSMLTITRDMIKPIFGLSSGFSSLDGD, via the coding sequence TTGCCAATTGCAATTGGGAAAGACATTGAGCAGCTGAATGCCAAAGATATGGTTTCCGATTTGATCACCAATGTGATCCGGCCCGGTTTTGCTGATCTGGAGCGGAGTGCCGCAACCATGTCTCAGCAAATAAACACCTATTGTGAAGCACCGACAGAAGCTGGATATTCAAACGTTCATGAAGCCTTTGACGGACTTTTGGCGCGTTGGGGGCGGGTTGAGTTCATCAGGCTTGGACCACTTGGCGCAGACAGCCGGCTTGAACGGATGCTGTTCTGGCCCGACAGGCGCGGACGGGGGCTGAAGCAGGTTCGTGATATCATCCGGTTGGCTGACAAAACTGTTCTGGACCCGGAATTTCTTGTGCAAAAAAGCGTTGCGGTTCAAGGCCTTCTGGCTTTGGAATATACGCTTTTCTCTGATGATGCCGAGATTGAGATGGCCGCTGCAGACAGCCATCGCTGTGTTTATGCAACGGCAATAGCGAGCGCTGTGGCGCAGCTGACCGGAGAGCTGAGCAATCTGTGGCAGGCGGAAGGTGACACCAGTATTTCCCATATCTGGTTGAACCCATCACCGATAAACGCTCTGTTTCGTGATGAAGCCGAGCAGTTTTCGGCCGTGCTGGAAATCTTGGAAGACGGGCTTGAAATCGTGTCTCATCAACGTCTTGAACCGGTTTTGCGAGATGACATGGCCAGTGCAAGGCCAAAATCTGCTTTGTTTTGGCGCTCTGGAAATACAATACCGTCTTTGAAAGCCAATTTTGATGGGTTTGAAGCCGTCATGAAATCTGCCCAACTTGAGCGACGGGTTGAGGGGGATGATCGACGCATTATTTCAAGTCTCAATTTTGAACTGGGAAATGCAAAGCGCGCTGTGGCTAATCTGGATAAGCCGCTTCCTATTATGCTGTCCGAAAAAGAGACTTATAACCGGTTGACCTATGTGAGACTTGTTGTCGACAGCATGCTCACGATTACGCGCGATATGATCAAACCCATATTTGGACTGTCATCCGGTTTTTCATCGCTGGACGGCGATTGA
- a CDS encoding di-heme oxidoredictase family protein, with protein MWTAFDRFVGPASFLAGLACLLFLQTGLFAEGGSAETVKRTDLSELDLERVIAVSAPTTDFSKGEVFEVNQGGAGTSLKSVNGDAFSHFTATISFEDEQNFKLGNALFRKLWVSSPATTQASDGLGPLFNARACQSCHLKDGRGHPPEGDTDATSMFLRLARPAEVTDEERNSGAFFVGSLQDPTYGGQLQDLAVPGLRAEGNMVISYTERGFVLGDGSVVSLREPVYSVVNLAYGPLHPDTTLSPRIAPPMIGMGLIEAIEAADIRAGADPHDVDRDGISGRVALARDKSSGQILTGRFGWKAENATVRQQSASAFAGDIGISSPDEPRHFGDCTQNQSECWSYTTGVQARLGDTEAPDPVLDLVTFYSENLAVPARRQVEEEQVLKGKELFYSAGCVSCHTPKFVTSRNARHPSHAFQLIWPYSDFLLHDMGDGLADGQPVGVANGREWRTPPLWGIGLTEMVNGHTFFLHDGRARNLTEAVLWHGGEAEAARDTFAEMETTDRDALIAFLESL; from the coding sequence ATGTGGACTGCATTTGATCGTTTTGTTGGACCGGCGAGTTTTCTCGCCGGTCTTGCTTGTTTGTTATTCCTGCAGACAGGCCTGTTTGCGGAGGGCGGTTCCGCAGAGACCGTCAAACGTACCGATTTGTCGGAGCTTGATCTGGAGCGGGTCATTGCCGTTTCTGCGCCGACGACTGATTTTTCAAAAGGGGAAGTCTTTGAAGTTAACCAGGGTGGCGCGGGAACGTCGTTGAAGTCTGTCAACGGGGATGCATTTTCTCACTTTACCGCGACGATCAGCTTTGAGGATGAGCAGAATTTTAAGCTTGGCAACGCGTTGTTTCGAAAATTGTGGGTGTCATCACCGGCAACGACACAAGCATCTGATGGTTTGGGCCCGCTGTTTAACGCCAGAGCATGCCAAAGCTGCCATTTGAAGGATGGACGGGGGCATCCGCCGGAAGGCGACACGGATGCTACATCGATGTTTTTGCGGCTCGCACGACCCGCTGAAGTTACGGATGAGGAACGCAACTCCGGCGCTTTTTTTGTCGGCAGTCTTCAGGACCCAACCTATGGTGGCCAATTGCAGGATCTGGCCGTGCCTGGCCTTCGGGCTGAAGGAAATATGGTGATTTCCTATACCGAGCGCGGATTCGTGTTGGGTGATGGTAGCGTCGTCAGCCTGAGAGAGCCGGTCTATTCAGTGGTCAACCTTGCCTATGGACCGCTTCATCCCGATACCACTCTTTCGCCCAGAATAGCGCCACCAATGATCGGTATGGGTCTGATTGAAGCTATTGAAGCTGCGGACATTCGTGCAGGTGCCGACCCACATGACGTTGACCGGGATGGCATATCGGGACGTGTGGCGTTGGCGCGTGACAAGAGCAGCGGGCAGATATTGACTGGCCGATTTGGCTGGAAGGCCGAAAATGCCACCGTGCGTCAGCAGAGTGCCTCTGCCTTTGCAGGCGATATCGGGATTTCGTCCCCGGATGAGCCGCGTCACTTTGGAGACTGTACGCAAAACCAGTCTGAGTGCTGGTCTTACACCACGGGTGTTCAGGCCCGACTTGGTGACACCGAAGCGCCTGATCCCGTGCTGGACCTTGTGACCTTTTACTCTGAAAACCTGGCGGTGCCAGCGCGACGGCAGGTTGAAGAGGAGCAGGTTTTGAAAGGCAAGGAATTGTTTTACAGTGCAGGCTGCGTTTCCTGTCATACACCCAAATTCGTGACCTCGCGGAATGCCAGGCATCCTTCTCATGCCTTCCAATTGATCTGGCCTTATTCAGACTTCCTGTTGCACGATATGGGCGATGGACTGGCAGACGGTCAGCCGGTGGGCGTGGCCAATGGCCGTGAATGGCGCACACCGCCACTTTGGGGTATTGGCCTGACCGAGATGGTCAATGGCCACACGTTTTTTCTGCATGATGGACGGGCGCGCAATCTGACAGAAGCCGTCCTGTGGCATGGCGGAGAGGCGGAAGCCGCACGCGACACCTTTGCCGAGATGGAAACAACAGATCGTGATGCGCTGATTGCCTTTTTGGAAAGTCTTTGA
- a CDS encoding imelysin family protein, giving the protein MKLTRNACRVGMGGVLLLTTALVAIPAAAETSADAVAKHYADIAQAKYEDSLTTARTLGKAIDALVSSPSAETQQAAKEAWLAARVPYQQSEVYRFGNAIVDDWEGRVNAWPLDEGLIDYVDASYGNENDENTLYAANVIANAAVVVNGESVDASDITPAFLSSTLHEAGEVEANVATGYHAIEFLLWGQDLNGTGPGAGNRPWGDFAKDDDCTNGNCDRRAAYLGAASDLLIADLEEMTGNWAEDGAARAAIMEDPAAALSTILTGMGSLSYGELAGERMKLGLLLGDPEEEHDCFSDNTHNSHLYDAVGIQNVYIGSYTRIDGTTLSGPSLSQIVAGKDDAVDGELLAKLAFTIERMQDMAKRADATEAYDQMIAEGNTEGNAVVQAAIDGLIDQTRSIERAVAALELNPLEIEGSDSLDSPTAVFQ; this is encoded by the coding sequence ATGAAATTGACCCGCAATGCCTGCCGCGTCGGAATGGGAGGCGTTTTGCTTCTAACAACGGCTCTGGTTGCAATACCCGCAGCCGCTGAAACATCCGCTGATGCTGTCGCCAAGCATTATGCTGATATTGCACAAGCCAAGTATGAAGATTCGCTTACGACTGCCAGGACACTGGGCAAGGCGATTGATGCGCTGGTGTCATCCCCTTCAGCTGAAACGCAGCAAGCTGCCAAAGAAGCCTGGCTGGCGGCGCGGGTTCCTTATCAGCAGAGTGAAGTCTACCGGTTTGGTAATGCCATTGTGGATGATTGGGAAGGCCGGGTGAATGCATGGCCTCTTGATGAGGGGCTCATAGACTATGTTGACGCCTCCTATGGCAATGAAAACGACGAGAACACACTTTACGCGGCCAATGTCATTGCGAATGCTGCAGTTGTTGTAAATGGTGAGAGTGTGGACGCCAGTGATATTACCCCTGCGTTCCTGTCCTCCACATTGCATGAGGCAGGTGAGGTGGAAGCCAATGTTGCAACTGGCTATCACGCTATTGAGTTTTTGCTTTGGGGCCAGGATTTGAACGGGACAGGCCCTGGCGCTGGCAATCGTCCCTGGGGTGACTTTGCAAAAGACGATGATTGTACAAATGGCAATTGTGACCGACGCGCGGCCTATCTGGGCGCTGCATCCGATCTTTTGATTGCAGATCTTGAAGAAATGACAGGCAACTGGGCCGAGGATGGCGCAGCACGCGCGGCCATTATGGAAGACCCGGCCGCTGCTCTTTCAACTATTCTGACCGGCATGGGTTCACTGTCTTATGGGGAACTTGCAGGTGAGCGCATGAAGCTGGGCCTTTTGCTTGGTGACCCGGAGGAAGAGCATGATTGCTTTTCCGATAACACCCACAATTCGCATCTCTATGACGCCGTTGGCATTCAGAACGTCTATATCGGCTCTTACACCCGCATTGATGGAACAACGCTGAGCGGTCCCTCGCTTTCCCAGATCGTTGCAGGGAAAGACGATGCGGTGGACGGTGAGTTGCTGGCAAAACTGGCATTTACGATTGAGCGTATGCAGGACATGGCTAAACGGGCAGACGCGACCGAAGCCTATGACCAGATGATTGCCGAAGGAAATACCGAGGGCAATGCGGTTGTTCAGGCTGCGATTGACGGGCTCATCGATCAGACAAGATCAATTGAGCGTGCAGTTGCTGCGCTTGAATTGAACCCACTCGAGATCGAAGGTTCAGACAGCCTTGATAGCCCGACGGCGGTATTTCAGTAG
- the yghU gene encoding glutathione-dependent disulfide-bond oxidoreductase yields the protein MTDKTDYTPPKVWKWETENGGEFAKTNRPIAGPTHDKILPVGKHPLQLYSLATPNGVKVNIMLEELLALGHEGAEYDAHLIRIGEGDQFGSGFVEINPNSKIPALMDHSTAEPTRVFESGSILLYLAEKFGEFLPTDHAQKTECLSWLFWQMGSAPYLGGGFGHFYVYAPVKIEYCIDRFTMEVKRQLDVLDRHLADNQYMCGDTYTIADMAIWPWYGALVQDIVYEASEFLDAASYKHVNRWADQIADRAAVKRGRMVNRTFGPLNEQLHERHDASDFENKTQDKLETAT from the coding sequence ATGACAGATAAAACTGACTACACACCGCCTAAAGTCTGGAAATGGGAAACCGAAAATGGCGGCGAGTTTGCAAAAACAAACCGTCCCATTGCCGGACCAACACATGATAAAATTCTGCCCGTTGGAAAGCATCCGTTGCAACTCTATTCGCTGGCCACACCCAACGGTGTGAAAGTTAATATCATGCTGGAAGAGCTTCTGGCATTGGGACATGAAGGTGCCGAATATGATGCGCATCTCATTCGCATCGGCGAAGGTGATCAGTTTGGAAGCGGATTTGTAGAGATCAACCCGAATTCCAAAATTCCAGCGCTTATGGATCACAGCACAGCGGAACCCACGCGGGTTTTCGAGTCCGGCTCCATCCTCCTGTACCTGGCTGAGAAATTTGGGGAATTTCTTCCGACAGATCACGCACAGAAAACTGAATGCCTGTCCTGGCTGTTCTGGCAGATGGGCAGTGCGCCCTATCTTGGCGGCGGTTTTGGCCACTTCTATGTCTATGCACCAGTGAAGATCGAGTATTGTATCGATCGCTTCACAATGGAAGTGAAGCGCCAATTGGATGTGCTGGACCGTCATCTGGCCGACAACCAATATATGTGCGGCGATACCTACACCATCGCCGACATGGCTATCTGGCCTTGGTATGGGGCATTGGTTCAAGACATTGTTTACGAAGCATCAGAATTTCTCGATGCCGCGTCCTACAAGCACGTCAACAGATGGGCCGACCAGATCGCAGACCGGGCAGCCGTTAAACGTGGCAGAATGGTAAATCGAACATTCGGTCCGC